GCGGAGCAGCTCGGGGGCGGTCCGCTTGACGACGAGCGTGCGCTCGAAATCGGTGCCGGCGCCGTAGCCGAGGAACTCGTGCGTGGGGCGCGCGTAGCAGTAGGCGCAGGCGTGGTAGCAGCCCCGGTACGGGTTCACCGAGAAGCGGAAGCCCACGTCGGGGCTGTCGTTTTCCGCGACGATCGAGCGCGACGTGTCGTCGACCAGCGTGACCGGCACGCTCGGCGCCTCGCCCTCGTCGTAGTCGAGGTGGGTGGCATGGAAGCGGCTCGGGGGGTTCTGCGCGCGGGGTCGCACCTCGCCAGTGTAGCTGCTCCTTTGTTCAGTTCGCGAGCTTTGTGGCCGGCTTCGCCTCGGGGAAGGTGAAGGTGAGCGCCCCGGAGCCGGCCTCGGCGTCGACCACGACGTGCCCACCGTGCTCGAGCTTGCCGAACAGGAGCTCCTCGCCGAGCGGGCGCTTCAGCTCCTCTTGAATGAGGCGCGCGAGCGGTCTGGCGCCGTTCTCTTCATCGTACCCCCGCTCGCGGAGGATCTCGCGGGCCGCCTCCGTGACGGTGAGCGTGACCTTTCGCGGCGCGAGGAGCGCGGCGAGCTCGTCCACGAACTTCCCGACGATGCTCGCCATGGTCTCCTTCGAGAGCGCGGCGAAGCCGATTCGCGCGTCGAGGCGGTTGCGGAACTCCGGGCTGAAGATGAGCTTGTACTCGCGCTCGGCGTCGCCGCTGGAGCGCGAGTCGCCGAAGCCGACCGCCCGCCGCGCGAGATCGCGCGCGCCGACGTTGCTCGTCATCAACAGGATGACGTGCCGGAAATCGGTAGATTTCCCGTTGTTGTCGGTGAGCTTGCCGTGGTCCATCACCTGCAGCAGCACGTTGAAGATCTGCGGGTGCGCCTTCTCGATCTCGTCGAGGAGGAGCACGGAGTGCGGGGTCTTGGCGATGGCGTCGGTGAGCAGGCCTCCCTGGTCGAAGCCCACGTAGCCGGGCGGCGCGCCGATGAGCCGGGAGACCGTGTGGGGCTCCATGTACTCGCTCATGTCGAACCGGACGAAGCCGATGCCGAGGGTCTTCGCGAGCTGCTTGGCCACCTCGGTCTTGCCCACTCCGGTGGGTCCGGTGAGCAGGAAGCTGCCGATGGGCTTCTCGGGGGCGCGGAGGCCCGCCCGCGAGAGCCGGATGGCGCTCGTGAGCTGCCGCACCGCCTCGTCTTGGCCGAAGATGACGCGCTTCAGGTCGTCGCCGAGCGAGCGGAGCTTCTCCTTGTCGTTGGTGTTCACCTCTCGCGCGGGGATCTGAGCCATGCGCGCGAGCACCGCCTCCACCTGGGAGACGCCCACCACGGCCTTTGGGCCGTCGGTAGGGGCCGCGAGCTTGGCCGCCGCGCCCGCCTCGTCGAGCAGGTCGATCGCCTTGTCGGGGAGCTTGCGGTCGTGCAGGTAGCGCGCGGAGAGCTGCGCCGCCGCCTCGATGGCCTCCTCCGTGTACGTGATGCCGTGGAAGGTCTCGTACTGCTCTCGAAGGCCGAGGAGGATCTTCACGCAGTCTTCGACCGAGGGCTCGTTCACCTCGACGCGCTGGAAACGCCGCGCGAGCGCGCGGTCTTTCTCGAAGTGCTGCCGGAACTCCTCGAACGTGGTCGACCCGATGCAGCGCAGCCGCCCCGAGGCGAGCGCCGGCTTCAGCAGGTTGGAGGCGTCCATGCTGCCGCCCGAGGTGGCGCCGGCGCCGACGATCGTGTGGATCTCGTCGATGAACAGGATGGCGCCTGCCCGCTCCTGGAGGCCCTTCACGACGCCCTTCAGGCGCTCCTCGAACTCACCGCGGTAACGCGTGCCGGCGATCAGGGCGCCTAGGTCGAGGGCGTACACCGTGGACTCGCGGAGCGCGGGTGGCACGTCGCCGAGGACGATCTTGCGCGCGAGGCCCTCGACGATCGCGGTCTTCCCGACGCCCGAGTCGCCCACGAGCAGCGGGTTGTTCTTCTTCCGCCGCGCGAGGACTTGCACGATGCGCTCCACCTCGGCGGTGCGGCCGACGAGCGGGTCGATGCGCTGCTTCTTCGCCTCCTCGTTGAGGTCGGTGGTGTACGCCGCGACCGGATCGCGCGCCGAGCGCGGGCCATCGCGGTCGGGCTCGCCGGCGCCCACCGAGGCAGGCGAGGGCTCGTCGACCTTGGAGCGGCCGTGGGAGATGAAGCTCACCACGTCGAGGCGCGTGACGTCGTGCTGCTCGAGCGTGGCGACGGCGTGGCTATCGGGCTCGGCGAAGAGCGCGACCAGCACGTTCTGCCCCTTCACCTCCTCCTTGCCCGACGACTGCACGTGGGCGTACGCGCGCCGGATGACGCGCTGGACACCCAGTGACGCCGTGGGGGTGTCGAACTCGTCTTCCGGCTGACTCGGTACCTCGTCGTCGAGGAAGGTCTCGAGCGCCTTCTTCAGCTTCGCGACGTCGCCGCCCGCGTGTTTGACCACGTTGGCGGTGTCGGCGTCGAAGAG
This is a stretch of genomic DNA from Myxococcales bacterium. It encodes these proteins:
- the clpA gene encoding ATP-dependent Clp protease ATP-binding subunit ClpA — translated: MRISPEVEIALSLAANEAARRRNEFVTVEHLLYALLFDADTANVVKHAGGDVAKLKKALETFLDDEVPSQPEDEFDTPTASLGVQRVIRRAYAHVQSSGKEEVKGQNVLVALFAEPDSHAVATLEQHDVTRLDVVSFISHGRSKVDEPSPASVGAGEPDRDGPRSARDPVAAYTTDLNEEAKKQRIDPLVGRTAEVERIVQVLARRKKNNPLLVGDSGVGKTAIVEGLARKIVLGDVPPALRESTVYALDLGALIAGTRYRGEFEERLKGVVKGLQERAGAILFIDEIHTIVGAGATSGGSMDASNLLKPALASGRLRCIGSTTFEEFRQHFEKDRALARRFQRVEVNEPSVEDCVKILLGLREQYETFHGITYTEEAIEAAAQLSARYLHDRKLPDKAIDLLDEAGAAAKLAAPTDGPKAVVGVSQVEAVLARMAQIPAREVNTNDKEKLRSLGDDLKRVIFGQDEAVRQLTSAIRLSRAGLRAPEKPIGSFLLTGPTGVGKTEVAKQLAKTLGIGFVRFDMSEYMEPHTVSRLIGAPPGYVGFDQGGLLTDAIAKTPHSVLLLDEIEKAHPQIFNVLLQVMDHGKLTDNNGKSTDFRHVILLMTSNVGARDLARRAVGFGDSRSSGDAEREYKLIFSPEFRNRLDARIGFAALSKETMASIVGKFVDELAALLAPRKVTLTVTEAAREILRERGYDEENGARPLARLIQEELKRPLGEELLFGKLEHGGHVVVDAEAGSGALTFTFPEAKPATKLAN